A genomic window from Ascaphus truei isolate aAscTru1 chromosome 1, aAscTru1.hap1, whole genome shotgun sequence includes:
- the TNIP2 gene encoding TNFAIP3-interacting protein 2: protein MSCISDGSTDPLLARFKLLEETVEKLHRENRTLKTKLQSFNTLSTFYHEARQQIRNLNMQVAAKDNVIQGLKDTQGISGTEEHQVVGPSKSLVESLLDQLSKVKSHVKEAERTAEEKVGALSQEVQRLHQQLGEKNGQMQQSASWPPHEKEIFQLQRTLAEKDRLQETSEVLCRSLSDETHQLRRKLEATAKMCQHLVKCLQATPRIDNRTVEDQLHVERPSKIQHADSDTETSHSKLQEENRLLKQKVIYVEDLNAKWQKYDASREEYVKGLHKEMKARREHHKAPHTAQTHADIRQKEIIRLNKLLEEKMNECTNLKQEVENARVADGERIQMLEQQVLVYKDDFTSERTDRERAQCRIQELMEEVACLEQQASRRQDEREPGAHFQIYIGNKNNKYTPKKVTETLRGSSSDHAEVKRQVTEAEHAAGRGNSGPEKRGQDELQCPRCLRLFQDKLGENFLEHISECCQ, encoded by the exons ATGTCATGTATAAGTGATGGCAGCACAGACCCTCTGTTGGCCAGGTTTAAACTGCTAGAAGAGACCGTGGAGAAGCTGCACAGAGAAAACAGGACTTTAAAAACCAAGCTACAGAGCTTTAACACCTTGAGCACTTTCTATCACGAAGCCAGGCAGCAGATCCGGAACCTCAACATGCAGGTGGCTGCAAAGGACAATGTCATTCAGGGGCTAAAGGACACCCAGGGTATCTCTGGGACAGAAGAACATCAAGTGGTGGGACCGTCTAAATCCCTGGTGGAGAGTTTGCTGGATCAGCTGAGCAAAGTGAAGAGCCACGTGAAGGAGGCAGAAAGGACGGCAGAGGAGAAAGTGGGTGCTCTCAGCCAG GAAGTTCAGAGACTGCACCAGCAGCTGGGAGAGAAAAACGGGCAGATGCAGCAAAGCGCCAGCTGGCCCCCGCATGAGAAGGAGATCTTTCAACTTCAGAGAACCCTGGCTGAGAAGGACAGACTGCAGGAGACCAGCGAAGTGTTGTGCCGATCCCTCTCCGATGAAACTCACCAGCTCAGGCGCAAGCTAGAAGCCACTGCAAAAATGTGCCAGCACTTGGTAAAGTGCCTTCAAGCGACACCTAGGATAGACAATAGGACTGTAGAAGACCAGTTGCATGTGGAACGACCCAGTAAG ATTCAACATGCAGACAGTGACACTGAGACATCTCATAGTAAACTGCAGGAAGAAAACCGCTTATTAAAACAGAAAGTTATTTAT GTAGAAGATTTAAATGCAAAGTGGCAGAAATACGATGCAAGCAGAGAAGAGTACGTCAAGGGGCTTCACAAGGAGATGAAGGCACGACGTGAGCACCACAAAGCCCCACACACCGCACAGACACATGCAGATATCAGACAGAAAGAGATTATCAGGCTGAACAAGCTGCTGGAAGAGAAGATGAATGAATGCACCAATCTTAAACAAGAGGTTGAAAATGCCAGGGTTGCTGATGGGGAACGTATACAGATGCTGGAGCAACAG GTTCTTGTTTACAAAGACGATTTCACGTCGGAAAGAACAGATCGGGAAAGAGCACAGTGCAGGATTCAAGAACTCATGGAGGAAGTCGCCTGCCTCGAGCAGCAAGCAAGCAGGAGACAG GATGAAAGGGAACCAGGTGCACATTTTCAGATCTACATTGGAAACAAAAACAATAAGTACACCCCGAAAAAGGTGACCGAGACCCTGAGAGGCAGCAGCTCTGACCATGCGGAAGTGAAGAGGCAAGTTACAGAGGCTGAGCATGCGGCAGGTCGTGGGAATTCCGGTCCGGAAAAGAGAGGACAAGATGAGCTACAGTGTCCCCGCTGCCTGAGGCTCTTCCAGGACAAACTTGGTGAAAACTTCCTGGAACATATCTCTGAATGTTGTCAGTGA